CGAGCAGACGGAGAATCTGATCGGCGCGGCGGCGCTGGCGCGCATGCAAAGGCATGCCGTCTTCATCAATCTCTCGCGCGGCAATCTCGTCGACGAGGCGGCGCTTGCGGCCGCGCTGCGCGAGAGGCGCATCGCCGGCGCCGCGATGGATGTCGGCCGCGCGGCGGACCAGATGCCGACGCCGGAGCTGGCGCGCCTGCCCGGCGTCGTCGCCACACCGCATGTCGGCGGCCTGACGCCGCAGGCGATCGAATACCAGTCGCTGGAAACCGTGCGTCAGGTCGAGACGATCATCAAGGGCGAGGTCCCGCCGGGCGCAGTCAATGCCGAAAGCTGGACGCGCCGTCCGCGAAGAGCCCCCTGAACCGGGGCGCCTACTCATGAGGCGCAGACCTCAGCTTTCCGGCGATCAGGCGGAAATCTGACGATCAATCATGGGTATTTCCGCTCGTGTCCCGGAGCTGACATGAGGCGCCACCGGCGCCCTGGTCAATCTTTGAACCAACACCAAATCCGGCCACACTACAAACCAAGTAGCGCTCATGCATGTCTGCGCCTGGCCTGCCGATCGACGAGGAGTACGGCCTGATCGTCCAATCGGGACTTGATGAACGGATGTTTGAATGCAGTTCTTCTTTTATGAGATCGTCGCTCGCATCGTCGCGATCTATTTGTGCGTCGATTGCATCCGCAAGGTGCGGTGTGGCCTTGCCGAGAGAAAAATCACGTCCTTCTATCATAGCACCGGTATTCTGGACTGGCTTGTGGACGGACTTCTGGGCTGGCCGAGTCAGGTTTTTCATAGAGACACCGCGCCGGTCCGGTACTGGATGGAAATCGGGCACCAGACAGTAGCCTTTCTTGCATGCCTCGCCATTGCGATACTTGGGTGGTGGCAGCCAAACTCCTGAGCACAACTACGGCAACGCCCAGACGCTGCACACCATCGTCGCCGAGCCGGCCAGGCGACGGTTCCTGATCGGCATCGGCGGCGATGCGCCAGCCCTCGATGAGGATATGCTGGACGTTGATTTCAAACTCTGGGTGTCGCCGGTAAGGATCTGCCGATAAAGCAGGTTGAAGGGCGGCTCGGCCTGGGTCGGCTATCGCCCCGGCGAACGAGAGCGAGGCTGTAGTGCAAGGTCCAAGCCAGTGCTCAAGCCGCCTGAGACGCATCGCCGCGCCGGGCGCAAGCGTGGCCGGGGCATGCGCGAAAAGCGCTTGACCCGGGCATCCCCCGATGATCGGAAAGATCGTCCAGGGATGAAACCGACACAATGCGGCTTCCGTTCTTCTATGGCTGGGTCGTCGTCGCGGTGACCTTCGTCACCATGGCCGTGGGGGTCAATGCGCGCACCGCGTTCTCGCTGTTCTATCCGCCGATCCTCTCCGAGTTCGGCTGGGAGCGCGGCGTCACCGCGGGCGCCTTCTCATTCGGCTTCGTGGCCTCTAGCGTGGCCAGCCCGCTGATCGGCCGGCTGATGGACATCGCCGGGCCGCGCGCGGTGATGGAGGTCGGCGTCGCGCTGATGGGTGGCGGACTGCTGCTCGCGCCGCTCACCAGCCAACCCTGGCATCTCTATGTCACCATCGGCGTCATGGTCGGTGCCGGCAGCGTCTGCCTCGGCTATTCCGGCCAGTCGCTGTTCCTGCCGAACTGGTTCATCCGCAAGCGCGGCTTCGCCATCGGGATTGCCTTTGCCGGCGTCGGCATCGGCTCGGTGACGCTGCTGCCCTGGGCGCAGCACATGATCGAGCAGAGCGGATGGCGCACCGCCTGCACCGCGCTGGGACTTTTGGTCCTGATCGCGCTGGCACCGATCAACCTGCTGCTGCGCAGGCGACCGGAGGATCTCGGCTTGCAGGCGGATGGCGACGCTGCACCGTCGGCGAGCGCGGCAAAGCCCGTTTCCAATATCGTCGATCCCGTCTGGGCCGGCACCGACTGGACTCTGAAGCGGGCGCTCGGCACGGCGCGGTTCTGGTGGATCGCGCTCGGCTATTTCTGCGGCCTGTACATCTGGTACGCGGTGCAGGTGCATCAGACCAAATTTCTGCTCGACATCGGATTCAGCCCGAGCGTCGCGGTGTGGGCGCTCGGAATCGTCAGCCTGCTCGGCATTCCCGGGCAAATCCTGCTTGGCCATGTCTCCGACCGGATCGGCCGGGAGTTGGTCTGGGCGGCAAGCTGCGCGGGCTTTGCGATCTGCTTTGCGGCGCTGATCGCGCTGCGATACCAGCCGTCGCTGTGGCTCGTCTACGTCATGGTGTTTGCGCAAGGCGCGCTCGGCTACGGGCTGACGTCGATCATGGGCGCGGTGGTGTTCGAGATCTTCCAGGGCAGGCACCAGGGCAGCATCTTCGGCACGATCATGCTCGCTGCGCTCGCTGGCGGGGCGGCGGGTCCCTGGGTGACCGGATTCCTCTATGATCTCGAAGGCAACTACACGCTCGCCTTTGCCATCGCGGCGGTCCTCAGCGGATTGTCGGCGCTGTCGATCTGGCAGGCCGCACCAGGCAAGGTGCGGGCCGTGGCCGGCCGGCTGCACAGGGCGCAGCGCGGGGCTGTTTCCGGCCAGCGAGTGTCATCCTAAGCGGAGACCTCAGCTTCCGGCAGCCAAGCGGACGGCTTGTGATCAGACCGAACAATGCCGCTTGTGGTCCTGAATGCGCGCCCTGACTATGGCGTTTGTGATTTCAGGCCTCTCAGAGACCGCGTCAACGCGATGAAGGTCCCATCGCTCGGCGGAGATCGCCGATGGCACGCAGAAAGCTGTCGGCCGGTGTGGTGTCCGGATCGATCAGCCGGTGCAGGCGAAAACCGTCTTCCAGCGCCAGCACCACGGCCGCGGCCCAGGACGGGTCCTTGACCTTCATGCCGCCGACCTGCGCGCCCGCCACGATATCGGCGACCAGCTTGCGCCGCGCGCGCAGGCGCTTGGCGAGCTCAGGCCTGCGCTTCTCGGCGCGCGCCACATAGAGGATCATCTCCATGTGCAGGAGCGGCGAGCGGCCGAGAGGATCCTGGCGGCTGCGGTCCATGGCCCTCAGCGCCGCAATGAAATCGTCCAGATCGGTGTGCTGCGCGAGCAGGTCGAGATTTCGCCGGACCGACTGCTCGACATGGTCCTCGAGCATCGCGATGATCAACTCGTCCTTGCTCTTGAAGTTGGAGTAGAAGGCACCGCGGGTGAAACCGGCCGCGGCGGCGATCGCTTCGATGCTGGCGGCGCCGATGCCTTCCTGCTCGAACACGCGGGCAGCCGCGTCGAACAGCTTGTCGCGCGTGTCGTCCCTGGTCGGCCTGGTCCTCAGCCTTGACATCGAAGCAGATTACGGCAAAATGCAACTCGATACAACAGTGTATCGAGTTGCTGATTTTCAGCGATGTCACGCCGCACATTTTCCGGGCAACTGCGTTTTCGATGTCATGCGGCAACCGATTGAGGTCACCATGAACGAGCATGCGCAGCCGGGAACAAGCGATCCGCTGTTCAATCCGCTGGCCCCCGATTTCATCAGGGATCCCTATCCCTATTACGATCGGCTGCGTACGGTCGATCCGATGCATGTAACCCCGTTCGGTTCCTTCCTGGCGAGCCGGCACGCCGAGGTGAGCCTCGTGATGCGCGACAAGCGCTTCGGCAAGGATTTCGTCGAACGCAGCAAGCGCCGCTACGGTCCCAAGATCATGGAGGAGCCGGTCTTCCGCAGCATGAGCCACTGGATGCTGCACGCCGATCCCCCCGACCACACCCGCCTGCGCGGCCTGGTCGTGAAAGCTTTCACGGCGCGCCGGGTCGAGGACATGCGGCCGCGGATCCAGGCCATCGTCGACCAGACGCTCGACGAGGTGATCGATCGCGGCCACATGGACCTGATCGAGGATTTTGCCTTCCGCCTGCCGGTCACGATCATCTGCGACATGCTTGGCATCCCCGAAGATCACCGCGAGGTGTTCTACAAGGGCTCGCGCGATGGCGGCCGGCTGCTCGATCCCGTACCGCTGTCTCCGGAAGAAATCCGCCAAGGCAACGCCGGCAACCTGATGGCGCAGATGTACTTCCAGCAGCTTTTCGAGCTGCGCCGCCGCAATCCGGGCGAGGACCTCACCACCCAGCTCGTGCAGGCCGAGGAAGATGGGCACAAGCTCACCAATGAGGAATTGACCGCCAACATCATCCTGCTGTTCGGCGCCGGCCACGAGACCACCGTCAATCTCATCGGCAACGGCTTGTTGGCCCTGCATCGCAATCCGGACCAGCTGGCACTGCTCAAGGCCCGGCCGGAGCTGATCAGCAACGCGATCGAGGAGTTCTTGCGCTACGATTCGTCGGTGCAGATGACCGGGCGCGTGACGCTGGAGGACATCGACGATCTCGGCGGCAAGCGGATTCCCAAGGGCGAGACCGTGCTGTGCCTCCTGGGCTCGGCCAACCGGGATCCCGCCGTCTATCCCGACCGCCCCGACCGCCTCGACATCATCAGAGAGAACGTGAAGCCGCTGTCGTTCGGTGGCGGCATCCATTTCTGCCTGGGCGCCCAATTGGCGCGCATCGAGGCCGAGATCGCCATCAACACCCTGCTCAGGCGGCTGCCGGACTTGCGGGTCGACGATGTCGAGAACCCGGAATGGCGGCCGACTTTCGTCCTGCGCGGCCTGAAGCGGCTGCCGGCGAGCTGGTAGCGTTAACCTCCGTGCGCAACAGTCGCTGTGACTTCGCCACACTTGCTCCTATATAAGGGGCAGTTCCGGCGCGGCTTAGGCTTCGATTTGGCTTGGGTTTGGCTCGGGTGCCGGTTTGGCCGAGGGGAGACCCGTGCAGACGACGCTGCTCGGATTGGCGATTGCCTTCATCATTGCGCTGCTGGCCGCGCTGATCGGGCCTTACTTCATCGACTGGAGCCGGTTCCGGCCCCAGTTCGAGGCGGAGGCGACCCGGATCATCGGCGTCCCGGTGCGGGTTGCCGGCCAGCTCGATGCGCGGCTGTTGCCGGCGCCGACGCTGCGGCTGCGCTCGGTCACCTTCGGCGGCAACAACGACCTGGGCAAACTGCGCGCCGACAAGCTCGACGTCGAGTTCAGCCTCTCTTCGCTGATGCGCGGCGAATGGCGCGCCACCGAGTTGACGGTCAGCGGCATGGCGGCCGAGCTCGGCCTCGATGCCAAGGGCCGGGTCGACCTGCCGTCGACGGCGAGCGGCAGCTTCAACCTCGCCTCGCTCGCGATCGAGCGGCTGAACCTCACCGGCCGCATCGCGCTTCATGATGCCGCCAGCCGCACGACGCTGGAACTGAGCGACATCGCGTTCGCCGGTGACGTCCGCTCGCTCGCGGGCTCGGTGCGGGGCGACGGCAACGTCACCGTCTCCGGCACGCGCTATCCGTTCCGCGTTTCCTCCGGCCCGAGCCCCGACGGCAGCGCCACCCGTCTCCACATCAATATCGATCCCGGCGAGCGCGCGATCCTGGCCGATCTCGAAGGCGTGCTCGCCTTTGACGGCCGGTTGCCGAAATTCGACGGCGCGCTCACGCTCGCCGTGCCTCCACCCAAGGACACGTCAAAGGACAAGCCGACAGCCGCTTCACCGACGCCCTGGAAGCTCACCACGAAGCTGAAGGCGGATCCGTCGCTTGCGAAGTTCGACCAGATCGAGGCGAGCTTTGGACCTGAAGACACCGCGCTGAAGGTCGCCGGCGTCGGCGACCTCAAATTCGGCGCCGCGCCCCTGCTGCGTGCGAATCTGTCGGCGCGGCAGCTCGATGCCGACAAGCTTGCGGCCAAGGACAACACCGAGCCGCTGCGCATCCTGCCGGCGCTGCGCGCGGGGCTCGCCGCCATTCCGCAGGCTCCGATCCCGGCGCAGATCTCGTTCAGCTCCGAGCAGATCATGCTCGGCGGCCGGCCGCTGCAAAACATTGCCGCGGAGTTGCAGACCGACGGCAGGTCCTGGACGTTCCAGCGGCTCGATCTGCGCGCGCCGGGCATGACCCAGGTCGCGCTCAATGGCGCCAGCCCCGGCTTCGACAGCTTCAGCGGCCGGCTCAGCATCGAATCCAGCGATCCCGATACGCTGGTGGGCTGGCTCCAGGGCCGCAGCGAGATCAATCGCCGCAGCACCAAGCCGCTGCGCCTGAGCGGCGACGTGACGGTCGCCGCCAATCATCTGGCGATCGACAAGCTGAAGGCCGAGATCGAGGGCGGCGCGGTCGAGGGCCGCATCGCCTTCGTGCAGACTGCCGCGAACACGGGCTCGCGGATCGATGCCGAGCTGAAGGCCGACCGGCTCGACCTCGATGCGGCCGCAAGCTTCGTGCGCGGCCTCGCCGGGCCGCAAGGCGAGTGGCCGGACGAGGCAAAACTGTCGCTCGACGTCGGCCGCGCGGTCTCGGCCGGGCAGGAGCTGCGGCCGTTCGCCGCCAAATTCGGCTATAGTCCGACCACGTTGTCGCTGGAGCAGCTGCAGTTCGGCCAGGCGAGCGGCGTGACGACGGAGGCGAGCGGCAGTTTCGATCGTATGCATGCGACCGGCAAGCTGACGCTTAAGTCCGCGGCCAATTCCCTGTCTCAGCTCACAGCCCTGATCAACCCGGTCGCGCCGGCGTTCAGTGCACGTTTCGATCGCCTCGACGCGCTGCAGGGGCCAACGCGCCTGAACCTCGATCTGAGCCTGGACAAGAATGCCGAGCATGCCGATCGCACCAACGCGCGTGCCGCGCTCGATCTCGATGCGCCGCAGTTGAAGGGAAGGGCGACGCTGTCGGCGCAAGTCTTGGCGGCGGCGATCAACGGCCTCGATCTCGACAAGCTGCGCAACAGCGACTTCACGCTGGAGTCAAAACTCTCCGCACCGCAGGCGAGCTCGCTGTTGACCCTGTTCGGCCTCGACCGCGTGGTCGCGGCAGGCGAGGGGGCTTCGCAAGCCGAAGCCAAAGTGAGCGGCGCCTGGGGCCGGCCGCTTCAGCTCAATGCGAAAATCGCGGGCGGTGGACTGGATGCAGACGCGCAGGGCAGCTTCGAATTGCCCTCGCCCGATCCGAAAGCCAGCGTGAACTTGCGCGTCCGCAACGCCAACCTCGCGCCGCTGTTCGGGATCGGTGCGGGCGAGAAGTCGGCACAAACCGTCAACCTGTCCTCGCGCCTGACCTTGTCCGGCAACAGGCTGACCTTCGATGATCTCGACAGCACCGCATCTAGCTCGCACCTGCGCGGCCGTCTTGTGATGACGCTGGACCCGGAGAAGAGCATCGAGGGCGAGGTCGGGCTCGATACGCTCGATGTGGTTCCGGCGCTCAGCGTCGCCATCGGCGCGGCCGGACGCGATAGAGATCAGCCTCTCGCGGCAGGGCTTCTGGGCGGCTGGCGCGGCCGCATCACCTTCCAGGCCCTGCGCGGCGGATTGCCCGGTGGCATCGAGATGCGGCCCTTCAGCGGCATGATCCGCAATGACGGCCAGTCGCTGGCACTGGATTCGCTGAAGGGCGGCATCGGCGGCGGCGAGATGACCGCTAGCATCGACGCGCGCGAAGGCCCCAACGGCCTGTCGCTGAACGCACGCATCCAGCTTGCCAATGTCGATGCGACGGTGCTGCGCTATCGCAATCTCGCCGTCCCCAAGGGCCGCGCGTCGGTGCAGATGGCGCTGTCGGCCCAGGGCCGCAGCATTGCGGCGCTGACCGGCGCGCTCGCCGGCAACGGCACCGTGACGTTGGACCAGGCCGAGCTCACCGGGCTCGATCCGCGCGCTTTCGAGGTCGCGATCCGGGCCAGCGATGGCGGCCAGGTCGCCGACGACACAAGGCTCAGGCAGCTCGTCGAGCCGGCGCTGTCGGCGGGCCGCTTGGCAATCGGCTCGGCGCAGATCCCGTTCACGATCCGCGACGGCCGCCTGCGCGTCGGCGCGACCACGCTGGAAGCAAAGAACGCCCGCGCCATCGTCTCCGGCGGCTACGACATTCCCGCCGACCAGGCCGACATCCGCGCCAGCCTGACGCCGATCATGACCGGCCTCTCCGGCGCGCCTCCCGAAATCCAGCTCTTCGCGGCAGGCCCGCCCGACAAGCTCAACCGCACCGTCGATCTCACGCCGCTGTCCTCGTGGCTGGCGGTACGGACGATCGACCGCGAGACGCGGCGGCTCGATGCCATCGAACGCGGCGAGCCGCCGCCGGCGACTGCGGCATTGCCCCGGCTCGTGTCACCTGACGCCGCGCCCGAGCTACCGCCGCTGGTCGACGTACCGATGCCCGGCCGCGATCCCCGCCGCGCCCAGCCCAAGGTGAAGGTCGAGCCCAAAGCCGCTCCGACACCGCGGCCGCCGCTGGCTGCACCGGCCGCACCGAGTCCTTCGGTCTCGAGTCCGTCGATTTCAAGCCCGCCGATCGCGAGCCAGCAGGTGGCACCGCTTCCGCCGCCGATCGAGGTCAGGCCCGCGCCCGGTCCTCCACCGGCAAGGCCCAAGCCGAAAGCGCCGATGGTCCTGGTGCCGCAGTCCAATCCCTAAAGCCCGCATGCGGGAGCATAATCGGGAAAAGTGCGAAGCGGTTTTCCCTCGCGACAAACGCGGAACGTTTGCGCGGAGATCATGGGCAAACAATCACCCGAAGCGCGATGACACTCATCTCAATCGTATCGCGCGTTGGGCGCGAGGCCCTTGCGTGGGCGTAAAGATATCAGCGCAAATTTTAGGGAATTTTGCTCGGAAAAACTGCTTTGCCGATTTTACCGAATTCTCGCGTTTGACGGCTAGCGTGGTTCGGAAGAGGAATTCGGCGTCCTGCCAAGCGGACAGGGCGGCCCGCCAAGAACTGGGGACATTCGCCATGAACGAAGCGAAATCGCTTCTGCAGGATTTGGATGACGCGATTGCGCGCGGCACCAACGAAAGCCGTGCACGTGCGTTGTGGCACGCGACCGACCTGTTGATCACCGGCCGCTACCGCGACGACGAAATCAGCATGTTCGGCGAGGTGATCGGCAAGCTCGCGGACGAGATCGAGGTCGTGGCGCGGGCGCAGCTCTCGGAGCTGATGGTCGCCTGCGACCACGCCCCGCTCAACGTGCTGCATCAGCTCGCCTTCGACGACGAGATCGCGGTCGCCGGCCCCGTGCTGCGCGAGTCCGACCGGCTCGACGAGAAGATGCTTGTCGAGAACGCCCTGACCAAGGGACAAGACCACCTGCTCGCGATCTCGCAGCGCAAGTCGATCGGCGAAGCCGTGACGGATGTACTGGTCAAGCGCGGCAACCAGGAGGTCGTGACTTCGGTCGCGAAGAACGAGGGCGCGCGCTTCTCGGGCTCGAGCCTGTTGCACATGGTCCGGCGCGCCGAGGGCGATTCGATCCTCGCCGAGCAGCTCGGCCTGCGCAAGGACGTGCCCCGGCACGTCTTCCAGCAGCTCATCGCCAAGGCGTCGGAGGACGTCCGCCGCCGGCTCGAGAGCGAACGGCCGGAGATGATGTCGCAGATCCAGAGCTCGGTGACTGACGTTACCGGCGACCTGCAGTCGAAATTCGGGCCTTCGTCGCGCAGTTATTTCGTCGCCAAGCGCGTAGTGACGACGCAGCATCGCCAGGGCAACCTCAACCAGGATTCGATCTCGAACTATGCGCGCCAGCATCGTTTCGACGAGGTGCAGATCGGCCTATCGCTGCTCTCGGCGCTGCCGGTCGACGTGATCGAGCGCGCGCTGATGGACCGCAATCGCGAGATGCTGCTGGTGCTGTGCAAGGCGCTGGATTTCGCGTGGGACACGACGATGTCGCTCCTGTTCCTCGGCGCCAAGGATCATCTCATCACCGCGCGCGAGCTCAAGGACAGCGAGCGCGAGTTCGGCAGGCTCAAGATCGAGACCTCGCGCAGCATCCTGAAATTCTACCAGTCGCGCAAGAACAGCACTGCTGCCGATCCCGCGGCCGGCCGTCAGGCCGAGCTGCACATGCACTGAGCGCTATCCGGGAAACCGCAGGGGAGTATTTGCCATGTTGCCTCAATTCGGCACCGCAGCCCGCAAGAAACTCAACAAGCCGCTCAACGCCGACCTCGGTAGCGCGAAGCCGGACAAGGCCTCGGTCGACGCGGCCTGGCTCGTGCTCGAAGCCGCCAACGATCTCGGCGACCACGCCGCCGTGGAAGCCTGCCGCCGCGTGATCGACGCCGAGCTCAACGGCACCGCTGCCGGCCGCCCGGACCTCGACCTTGTGCTGGATTATTTCCGCTAGAGCATGATCCGGAAAGTGTGAAGCGGTTTTCCCTCGCGACAAACGCGGACCGCGTTTGCGCGGAGATCATGCTCAAACAATAACCTAAAGCGCGATGATGATTCATCCTAATCTCATCGCGCTTTAGACTAGCGGGCGTGCTGAACGCGCGGCTTCAAGTCTATCAAGCCCCGATTCACGAGCGTGCGGTGGAATCGACGTTTCCGTTCGGAAGCCGATGCAAAGTAGGTGTTTCCGCAATCGTCCAGTAAGCTCGCACGCGTGGCGAATATCGGATCAAGCGGGAGGCCCGCTCGTTGCAAAGCGACGGTTCCAAGAAAAGCGATGTCAAGGTCCGCGCCCGGTCCGGGGGCAAGGTGGGGGATATTGAAAGCCTCGATCGCATAGAATGTGCGAAACGGACGCCGGCTATCGACCGAGCCCTCGAGGTGCCGATCGATCCGTCTCGTCAATACGGGTTGGTGGTCCCCATAGTGCATGACGAGAACGGGGCGCCCCGCAATACTGCTTGCCAGCCTCTCTTTCAGCTTTTGCCAGGTCGAGGCGGTCTCCACGAGTCGCGCGTAATATTCGGCATATCCGGCATCGGGAAGGTTCGCCATGGCAAAGGCGCGCTCCCTTTCAAACTGCCCGGACGGCACCAGCCGCCGATCATGCGGACCGTGATTGAAGTTGGTCAGCACATAGAGAAATTGAGGTGACGGGTCGTTGGCAATCCTCTTGGCATGAGCATCGATCACCGCTTCGAGGAACATTGCATCCGAATTTGTCGCCTCGAATCGTCTGATATCAAAAGGCGGCGGAAAATCGTCGATGAAGATGCGTTCGTCGATGCCGATCGAGCCGTAGAATTCATCGTAGTCGAGAAAGTTGCGACGACAGCTCGATGTGAGTGTCGTCCTGTAGCCGAGCGATGCCAACGAGCGCGGGAGGCTGCTGTGGAATCGGCCGGCGCCTTTCTTGAAGAGGTAGTAGGCACTCGAACCGAAGCTTGCACTCGAAAGACCGGTCAGCAGGCTGAATTCCGACTGCCACGAGCCGCCACCGAAGATGTCCACGTTGAGCCGACCAAATTCCCCGTCTGCCGGAGACAGGAACGCTTCGACGATTGGCTCGATCGGCAGGCCAAAAATGCGCGGGTCGAAGATCGACTCGTGCTGGATGACGATAATGTCCGGACGTTCGCTGGAGCGCGCAGGCATCGCCTCCTTCAGCGGCAGCGGTTCGTTCGCGATATCGCTCAGAGCCAGCCCATTGAACTGCCGCCAGGATGCAGGGTCGATGAGCGAGGCCATGAAGGTGGAATAGAAGCACCGTCCTTGCGTCAGCGTCAGCCGCAAGGACGTGGCGCCCCTTATCGGCGGAAGCCTTCGCGAAGCCGATGAGTGCAAGGCAGAGCAAGGGAATTCGGACGGCAACGGAAATCGGAGATCCGGCGGCGTAGACCAGAACGGCGATCGAAGCGAAAGTGAGCAAGATGCCCGCGACGAGAACACCCAGCATCATGCGCGGGTATTGCAACACGAAGAACGGGACTGTGCCTGCAAACGCAAGCGGCACATCGGAAACGATCAATTTGAGTGCGCTGTGTCTGAATTTTACGATTGATACACCGGCGATTGCGACTGCCAGCATGCCGGACAGCAGGATCGCTCTCTCGAAATCGGCAACAAAGACCAGCAGCAGAGCTGCATTGAGGAAGAGCGCCGCGATCGCAAACAGCAGGTGTTCGATGCTGCGCTCTGTCAGCGCAACGGCGCAGATGGTCGTCACGAGTGCCAAGGTCAAAGCCATGGAAGCAGGATGCCCTGAGCATTCGATTTCTTCAATTCGGCTCTTGGGCAGGGATCACCGGCTCTTCGCGGGCTGCCACCGGCCACGGCGAAATTCGTGCAGCGCAGCAAAGGCCGCAGCCCAAGGTGAGGATGCCCGTCCTCGATTTGCCGGACGTGTCAAATGGTCTTGCAGACCACGCCGGGCATCATGCGGGCAAGCCGCGCTCCGATCCGGGCCGGCGTCCTAGACCGGGCCGTGCGAACCCGGCGGGACCATGTAGAGCGTCATCGCGAAGATCGCGTAGATGCAGAGCAGGAGCGCGCCGATGAACCAGGCCGATCGTCCGCCATTGGTGATGAAGCACGTCACCACCGTGGCGATCATGACCATGGTCACTGCTCCCGGCCAGAATTGGAGGTCCATGGGCTGCGGCCCGACAACGTAGCTGAGGAGCACAAGAACGGGTGCGACGAACAAGGCGATCTGCGCCGCGCTCCCCAGCGCGATACTCACGCTCAAATCGAGCCTGTTCCGGCGTGCCGCAGCAAATGCCACAGCCATCTCGGCTGCAGCGCCGACCAGGGCAACGACGATGAATCCGACGAACGCCGGGCTCATGCCGAGCGTTTCGGCCGCCTTCTGCACCGACTCGACGAAAATCTCGCTCACGAGCGCAACCAGCACGGTAACGACCCCCAGCGTCGGAACGGCGACCCCGACCGGCAGCGTCGGGCCGGCTGCCTCGCCATGGTCGCTGCTCGCGAACAGCTCCTTGTGCGTCTTCAGCGAGAACAGCAGGCTGAGGCCGTAGGCTGCAATCAGCAGGACCGCCAAGGCGGCACTCAGGCGCTGCACCGTCGCCTGGCTTCCGGGAAAGTTGAGATCGGCAACGGCGGAGGGCGACAACAGGGCAATCGTGGCCATCAGGAGCAGCGCGGAATAGAGCCTGCCGCCCGCTCGGTTGTATTCCTGCACGCGGTGCCTCAGCCCGCCCAGAAACAGGGATGCGCCCAGCATGAATAACGAGTTGGTCACGATGGCGCCCGCGATCGAGGCTTTCACCAGCATGTACTGACCGGCCTGCAATGCAGTGATGGCGATGATCAGCTCCGTGAGATTGCCAAGCGTGGCATTCAACAAGCCGCCGACTGCATCACCGGTCTTCTCGGCCACGGCCTCCGTTGCATGGCTGAGCAGGCTCGCGAGCGGAACAATGGCAATCACGGCCAGCACGAACAGCAGCGTATGCGCGTCCGGCATGATGCGCTCGAGCGCGATCACCACCGGCACGAAGATCAACATCCACAGAAGCGGGCTAT
This genomic interval from Bradyrhizobium sp. CB82 contains the following:
- a CDS encoding sulfatase-like hydrolase/transferase, which gives rise to MRLTLTQGRCFYSTFMASLIDPASWRQFNGLALSDIANEPLPLKEAMPARSSERPDIIVIQHESIFDPRIFGLPIEPIVEAFLSPADGEFGRLNVDIFGGGSWQSEFSLLTGLSSASFGSSAYYLFKKGAGRFHSSLPRSLASLGYRTTLTSSCRRNFLDYDEFYGSIGIDERIFIDDFPPPFDIRRFEATNSDAMFLEAVIDAHAKRIANDPSPQFLYVLTNFNHGPHDRRLVPSGQFERERAFAMANLPDAGYAEYYARLVETASTWQKLKERLASSIAGRPVLVMHYGDHQPVLTRRIDRHLEGSVDSRRPFRTFYAIEAFNIPHLAPGPGADLDIAFLGTVALQRAGLPLDPIFATRASLLDDCGNTYFASASERKRRFHRTLVNRGLIDLKPRVQHAR
- a CDS encoding DUF2336 domain-containing protein gives rise to the protein MNEAKSLLQDLDDAIARGTNESRARALWHATDLLITGRYRDDEISMFGEVIGKLADEIEVVARAQLSELMVACDHAPLNVLHQLAFDDEIAVAGPVLRESDRLDEKMLVENALTKGQDHLLAISQRKSIGEAVTDVLVKRGNQEVVTSVAKNEGARFSGSSLLHMVRRAEGDSILAEQLGLRKDVPRHVFQQLIAKASEDVRRRLESERPEMMSQIQSSVTDVTGDLQSKFGPSSRSYFVAKRVVTTQHRQGNLNQDSISNYARQHRFDEVQIGLSLLSALPVDVIERALMDRNREMLLVLCKALDFAWDTTMSLLFLGAKDHLITARELKDSEREFGRLKIETSRSILKFYQSRKNSTAADPAAGRQAELHMH
- the cax gene encoding calcium/proton exchanger codes for the protein MNLLLKEIRHSPLLWMLIFVPVVIALERIMPDAHTLLFVLAVIAIVPLASLLSHATEAVAEKTGDAVGGLLNATLGNLTELIIAITALQAGQYMLVKASIAGAIVTNSLFMLGASLFLGGLRHRVQEYNRAGGRLYSALLLMATIALLSPSAVADLNFPGSQATVQRLSAALAVLLIAAYGLSLLFSLKTHKELFASSDHGEAAGPTLPVGVAVPTLGVVTVLVALVSEIFVESVQKAAETLGMSPAFVGFIVVALVGAAAEMAVAFAAARRNRLDLSVSIALGSAAQIALFVAPVLVLLSYVVGPQPMDLQFWPGAVTMVMIATVVTCFITNGGRSAWFIGALLLCIYAIFAMTLYMVPPGSHGPV